A region of Dryobates pubescens isolate bDryPub1 chromosome W unlocalized genomic scaffold, bDryPub1.pri SUPER_W_unloc_1, whole genome shotgun sequence DNA encodes the following proteins:
- the LOC128899634 gene encoding LOW QUALITY PROTEIN: adenosine 5'-monophosphoramidase HINT2-like (The sequence of the model RefSeq protein was modified relative to this genomic sequence to represent the inferred CDS: inserted 1 base in 1 codon) — MLLPFQRKRLKAEALWTTQPRTARAGTATRQAGLSCTIPRAPQDTTDRFGDSRLLRHRSRRGGTPNVFCLRAQVGSLRAPRQRKLPEPRQAPGRGGGPAKGQAKTTGETANRDAGSGGSDVASQWAPRRAWPGGGSAGATAGVVVAEEIFGARAVQPGGVFGKVIGRRSAAYVIDEECLVFLDLSAHAPPLFLVMPAEPIIRLSKAEDSGQSLPGRLVTVGKKRAARLGLSDGFRVAVDEGPEGGQSASRVHLRIXGGHRLGWPPG; from the exons ATGCTGTTGCCCTTTCAGAGGAAACGTCTTAAGGCAGAAGCGCTGTGGACGACTCAGCCGAGAACTGCGCGTGCAGGGACAGCCACGCGTCAGGCCGGTTTGAGCTGCACCATCCCCAGGGCACCACAGGACACCACAGACCGCTTTGGCGACAGCCGCCTACT GCGGCACAGATCCCGCCGCGGCGGCACGCCCAACGTCTTCTGTCTCCGCGCCCAGGTCGGATCCCTCCGCGCCCCGCGGCAACGCAAACTCCCTGAGCCCCGGCAAGCGCCAGGTCGAGGAGGCGGGCCCGCCAAGGGTCAAGCGAAAACGACAGGCGAGACAGCCAATCGAGACGCGGGATCGGGCGGCAGCGATGTGGCGAGCCAATGGGCGCCGCGGAGGGCCTGGCCGGGTGGAGGAAGCGCGGGGGCGACGGCGGGCGTCGTCGTGGCCGAGGAGATTTTCGGGGCGCGGGCCGTCCAGCCCGGTGGTGTCTTCGGGAAGGTCATCGGAAGGCGTTCCGCCGCCTACGTCATCGACGAGGAG TGCCTTGTGTTCCTCGATCTTTCCGCCCACGCCCCGCCGCTTTTCCTGGTCATGCCCGCGGAGCCAATTATCAGGTTATCTAAAGCAGAAGATTCTGGCCAATCC cttcctggGCGTTTGGTGACTGTCGGCAAGAAGCGTGCCGCTCGCCTGGGCCTGAGCGATGGATTCCGGGTGGCTGTGGATGAAGGGCCCGAGGGTGGGCAGTCCGCCTCTCGCGTACATCTACGTA GCGGCGGCCATCGTTTGGGCTGGCCGCCTGGCTAA
- the LOC128899636 gene encoding adenosine 5'-monophosphoramidase HINT1-like — MLLPFQRKRLKAEALWTTQPRTARAGTATRQPEAASSEPSWSAHRVAALGGTDSRRGGTPNVFCLRAQPIETRDRAASDVASQWAPRRAWPGGGSAGATAGVVVAEEIFGARAVQPGGVFGKVIGRRSAAYVIDEECLVFLDLSAHAPLLFLVMPAEPIIRLSKAEDSGQSLPGRLVTVGKKRAARLGLSDGFRVAVDEGPEGGQSASRVHLRIAGGHRLGWPPG; from the exons ATGCTGTTGCCCTTTCAGAGGAAACGTCTTAAGGCAGAAGCGCTGTGGACGACTCAGCCGAGAACTGCGCGTGCAGGGACAGCCACGCGTCAG CCAGAGGCGGCCTCTTCTGAGCCCTCGTGGAGCGCCCATCGCGTCGCGGCACTAGGCGGCACAGATTCCCGCCGCGGCGGCACGCCCAACGTCTTCTGTCTCCGCGCCCAG CCAATCGAGACGCGGGATCGGGCGGCAAGCGATGTGGCGAGCCAATGGGCGCCGCGGAGGGCCTGGCCGGGTGGAGGAAGCGCGGGGGCGACGGCGGGCGTCGTCGTGGCCGAGGAGATTTTCGGGGCGCGGGCCGTCCAGCCCGGTGGTGTCTTCGGGAAGGTCATCGGAAGGCGTTCCGCCGCCTACGTCATCGACGAGGAG TGCCTTGTGTTCCTCGATCTTTCCGCCCACGCCCCGCTGCTTTTCCTGGTCATGCCCGCGGAGCCAATTATCAGGTTATCTAAAGCAGAAGATTCTGGCCAATCC cttcctggGCGTTTGGTGACTGTCGGCAAGAAGCGTGCCGCTCGCCTGGGCCTGAGCGATGGATTCCGGGTGGCTGTGGATGAAGGGCCCGAGGGTGGGCAGTCCGCCTCTCGCGTACATCTACGTATTGCGGGCGGCCATCGTTTGGGCTGGCCGCCTGGCTAA
- the LOC128899635 gene encoding adenosine 5'-monophosphoramidase HINT1-like, with the protein MLLPFQRKRLKAEALWTTQPRTARAGTATRQAAQIPAAAARPTSSVSAPRSDPSAPRGNANSLSPGKRQVEEGGPAKGQAKTTGETANRDAGSGGSDVASQWAPRRAWPGGGSAGATAGVVVAEEIFGARAVQPGGVFGKVIGRRSAAYVIDEECLVFLDLSAHAPPLFLVMPAEPIIRLSKAEDSGQSLPGRLVTVGKKRAARLGLSDGFRVAVDEGPEGGQSASRVHLRIAGGHRLGWPPG; encoded by the exons ATGCTGTTGCCCTTTCAGAGGAAACGTCTTAAGGCAGAAGCGCTGTGGACGACTCAGCCGAGAACTGCGCGTGCAGGGACAGCCACGCGTCAG GCGGCACAGATTCCCGCCGCGGCGGCACGCCCAACGTCTTCTGTCTCCGCGCCCAGGTCGGATCCCTCCGCGCCCCGCGGCAACGCAAACTCCCTGAGCCCCGGCAAGCGCCAGGTCGAGGAGGGCGGGCCCGCCAAGGGTCAAGCGAAAACGACAGGCGAGACAGCCAATCGAGACGCGGGATCGGGCGGCAGCGATGTGGCGAGCCAATGGGCGCCGCGGAGGGCCTGGCCGGGTGGAGGAAGCGCGGGGGCGACGGCGGGCGTCGTCGTGGCCGAGGAGATTTTCGGGGCGCGGGCCGTCCAGCCCGGTGGTGTCTTCGGGAAGGTCATCGGAAGGCGTTCCGCCGCCTACGTCATCGACGAGGAG TGCCTTGTGTTCCTCGATCTTTCCGCCCACGCCCCGCCGCTTTTCCTGGTCATGCCCGCGGAGCCAATTATCAGGTTATCTAAAGCAGAAGATTCTGGCCAATCC cttcctggGCGTTTGGTGACTGTCGGCAAGAAGCGTGCCGCTCGCCTGGGCCTGAGCGATGGATTCCGGGTGGCTGTGGATGAAGGGCCCGAGGGTGGGCAGTCCGCCTCTCGCGTACATCTACGTATTGCGGGCGGCCATCGTTTGGGCTGGCCGCCTGGCTAA
- the LOC128899637 gene encoding adenosine 5'-monophosphoramidase HINT2-like: MLLPFQRKRLKAEALWTTQPRTARAGTATRQAERVLLARAASSEPSWSAHRVAALGGTDPAAAARPTSSVSAPRSDPSAPRGNANSLSPGKRQVEEGGPAKGQAKTTGETANRDAGSGGSDVASQWAPRRAWPGGGSAGATAGVVVAEEIFGARAVQPGGVFGKVIGRRSAAYVIDEECLVFLDLSAHAPLLFLVMPAEPIIRLSKAEDSGQSLPGRLVTVGKKRAARLGLSDGFRVAVDEGPEGGQSASRVHLRIAGGHRLGWPPG, from the exons ATGCTGTTGCCCTTTCAGAGGAAACGTCTTAAGGCAGAAGCGCTGTGGACGACTCAGCCGAGAACTGCGCGTGCAGGGACAGCCACGCGTCAGGCCG AAAGAGTACTTCTAGCCAGAGCGGCCTCTTCTGAGCCCTCGTGGAGCGCCCATCGCGTCGCGGCACTAGGCGGCACAGATCCCGCCGCGGCGGCACGCCCAACGTCTTCTGTCTCCGCGCCCAGGTCGGATCCCTCCGCGCCCCGCGGCAACGCAAACTCCCTGAGCCCCGGCAAGCGCCAGGTCGAGGAGGGCGGGCCCGCCAAGGGTCAAGCGAAAACGACAGGCGAGACAGCCAATCGAGACGCGGGATCGGGCGGCAGCGATGTGGCGAGCCAATGGGCGCCGCGGAGGGCCTGGCCGGGTGGAGGAAGCGCGGGGGCGACGGCGGGCGTCGTCGTGGCCGAGGAGATTTTCGGGGCGCGGGCCGTCCAGCCCGGTGGTGTCTTCGGGAAGGTCATCGGAAGGCGTTCCGCCGCCTACGTCATCGACGAGGAG TGCCTTGTGTTCCTCGATCTTTCCGCCCACGCCCCGCTGCTTTTCCTGGTCATGCCCGCGGAGCCAATTATCAGGTTATCTAAAGCAGAAGATTCTGGCCAATCC cttcctggGCGTTTGGTGACTGTCGGCAAGAAGCGTGCCGCTCGCCTGGGCCTGAGCGATGGATTCCGGGTGGCTGTGGATGAAGGGCCCGAGGGTGGGCAGTCCGCCTCTCGCGTACATCTACGTATTGCGGGCGGCCATCGTTTGGGCTGGCCGCCTGGCTAA